The Commensalibacter nepenthis genome has a window encoding:
- the tig gene encoding trigger factor, translating to MQVTETLSESLKRGFTIVIKETQLAEKRNARLAEMGHQMNIPGFRPGKIPLAVVKQRYGETVQNEVLNDAVGDAIQTTLEERGLRPASQPQITLKDGYKEGDDLEFSFEVELIPDFEVPDFKGINLTRLKAKPDDEALNKALESVAQRQRDYKDIEEKRPAVKGDVLVVDFVGKVDGVAFEGGTADDVNVEIGGSGFIPGFAEQIEGMTPGEEKQIIVTFPENYQASNLAGKEATFDIKAKGLKEAITPEINDEFAKKVGLESLESLKDIVSKQISTEYDQMSQMRLKRDILDVLAEKVSFEIPQGLLDAEFNQIWQRIEADRKEGRLDEEDKAKDEETLKADYRKIAERRVRLGLLLVEIGRLNSIAVTDEELTQAMRSEAMRYPGKEKEVIEFFQKNPQAIDSLRGPIYESKVIDYILELATIEDKEVSAEELAEMPDSKV from the coding sequence ATGCAGGTTACTGAAACGCTTTCTGAAAGCCTCAAGCGTGGCTTTACAATCGTAATTAAAGAAACTCAACTCGCTGAAAAAAGAAATGCACGTTTGGCAGAAATGGGGCATCAAATGAATATTCCAGGATTTCGTCCTGGTAAGATTCCTTTGGCCGTTGTCAAACAACGTTACGGTGAAACCGTACAGAATGAAGTTCTGAATGATGCTGTTGGGGATGCAATTCAAACAACTCTTGAAGAAAGAGGTTTGCGCCCAGCATCTCAGCCACAAATTACTCTGAAAGATGGGTATAAAGAAGGCGATGATTTAGAGTTTTCGTTCGAAGTAGAGTTGATTCCTGATTTTGAAGTTCCAGATTTCAAAGGAATTAATTTAACACGTTTAAAAGCTAAGCCTGATGATGAAGCTTTGAATAAAGCATTGGAATCAGTTGCTCAACGTCAACGTGATTACAAAGATATCGAAGAAAAACGCCCAGCAGTAAAAGGTGATGTTCTGGTTGTTGATTTTGTGGGTAAAGTTGATGGTGTTGCTTTTGAAGGTGGCACAGCAGATGACGTTAATGTTGAGATCGGTGGCAGCGGATTTATCCCTGGATTTGCTGAGCAAATTGAAGGCATGACCCCTGGTGAAGAAAAACAAATCATTGTAACTTTCCCTGAAAATTACCAAGCGTCAAATCTTGCTGGTAAAGAAGCAACATTCGATATCAAAGCCAAAGGGTTAAAAGAAGCCATAACCCCAGAAATCAATGACGAATTTGCAAAAAAAGTTGGTTTGGAAAGTCTTGAAAGCTTGAAAGATATCGTTAGCAAGCAAATTTCAACTGAATATGACCAAATGTCTCAAATGAGATTAAAGCGTGATATTTTGGATGTATTAGCTGAAAAAGTTTCTTTTGAAATTCCTCAAGGTTTGTTAGATGCTGAGTTTAACCAAATTTGGCAACGTATCGAGGCTGATCGCAAAGAGGGGCGTCTTGATGAAGAAGATAAAGCAAAAGACGAAGAAACACTTAAAGCAGATTATCGTAAAATTGCAGAACGTCGCGTTCGCTTAGGGTTGTTATTAGTTGAAATTGGACGTTTGAATTCAATTGCTGTAACTGATGAAGAATTAACCCAAGCAATGCGTAGTGAAGCAATGCGTTATCCTGGTAAAGAAAAAGAAGTTATTGAATTTTTCCAAAAAAATCCACAAGCAATAGATTCTTTGCGTGGACCCATCTATGAAAGCAAAGTCATTGATTATATTTTGGAACTTGCAACTATTGAAGATAAAGAAGTGAGCGCAGAAGAACTTGCAGAAATGCCAGATTCTAAAGTCTGA
- a CDS encoding NAD(P)H-hydrate dehydratase, with amino-acid sequence MTKPNLEFALLTPTQMSIVDRHAARTISIIELMENAGWAVTQEILKRYRPCSVLVLCGPGNNGGDGYVVARLLAQAGWAVYVSSIANPKSGSDADIAAKQWTGMVVDDPESYIKKVGLVIDAVFGAGLNKDLDLHIANLLRKAKHVVAIDMPSGVNGETGQIMGYAPHAELTVTFFKAKPGHYLLPGREYRGELVVKDIGITFEILSQIELKCWLNEPGLWQIPTSELTDYKYRRGTVSVIGGSQMIGAARLSAHAALNSGAGLVYIFALGNRDCYSASSPCFIVDHDSLETALKDLRRKIWVCGPGLLANEVNEILPQLIAANVKIIADAGAFQSDQYDMLKGVSIITPHIGEFERVFGKIKGDKISAARLAAKQIGSVVVLKGADTIIASPDGRVAINQHASSRLATAGSGDTLTGIVATLLATGMPVWESACAGVWVHGEAGLLCDHSWPSAEILTENLGKARDNASISKNIVNL; translated from the coding sequence ATGACAAAACCAAATTTAGAATTCGCTTTATTAACCCCTACTCAGATGAGTATTGTTGATCGACATGCTGCGCGCACAATATCTATAATAGAATTGATGGAAAATGCAGGGTGGGCGGTTACACAAGAAATTCTTAAACGATATAGACCTTGTTCTGTTTTGGTTTTATGTGGTCCAGGCAATAATGGTGGGGATGGATATGTTGTCGCACGTTTGTTAGCCCAGGCGGGTTGGGCTGTTTATGTTTCGTCAATTGCAAACCCTAAATCTGGTAGTGATGCTGATATAGCTGCAAAACAATGGACAGGCATGGTGGTAGATGATCCAGAGTCTTACATAAAAAAAGTAGGTTTAGTTATTGATGCTGTGTTTGGGGCTGGTTTGAATAAAGATCTCGATTTACATATTGCAAATCTGTTGCGTAAGGCAAAACATGTGGTTGCGATTGATATGCCTTCGGGAGTTAATGGCGAAACAGGTCAAATCATGGGATATGCCCCTCATGCTGAATTAACTGTAACTTTTTTCAAAGCAAAGCCTGGGCATTATTTGTTACCAGGTCGTGAATATAGGGGTGAATTGGTTGTAAAAGATATAGGAATTACTTTTGAAATTTTGTCTCAAATTGAACTCAAATGCTGGCTGAACGAACCTGGTTTGTGGCAGATTCCGACCTCTGAACTAACAGATTATAAATACCGTCGGGGAACAGTCAGTGTTATTGGTGGCTCTCAAATGATAGGGGCTGCAAGATTGTCTGCACATGCGGCATTAAATTCAGGGGCTGGACTAGTGTATATTTTTGCCTTGGGCAATAGGGATTGTTATAGTGCTTCATCACCTTGTTTCATTGTAGATCACGATTCGTTGGAAACAGCACTCAAAGACTTGCGACGTAAAATATGGGTTTGTGGTCCTGGATTATTAGCCAATGAAGTAAATGAAATATTGCCTCAGTTAATTGCAGCCAATGTGAAAATTATTGCCGATGCGGGGGCGTTCCAGTCCGATCAATATGATATGTTAAAAGGGGTATCCATCATCACCCCTCATATTGGTGAATTTGAACGTGTATTTGGTAAAATTAAAGGGGATAAAATTAGCGCAGCAAGGTTAGCCGCGAAACAAATAGGAAGTGTCGTGGTTTTGAAAGGCGCTGATACAATTATTGCTTCTCCAGATGGTCGTGTTGCAATTAATCAGCATGCATCTTCTCGATTAGCAACCGCTGGATCAGGAGATACTTTGACAGGGATTGTTGCGACATTACTGGCAACAGGAATGCCCGTATGGGAATCAGCTTGCGCAGGTGTTTGGGTGCATGGTGAGGCTGGATTATTATGCGATCATTCTTGGCCAAGTGCTGAAATCTTGACAGAAAACCTTGGTAAAGCACGAGATAATGCCTCAATATCAAAAAATATCGTTAATTTATAA